In Acidobacteriota bacterium, the genomic window GATAATGATGCCATTCATATTGCTCGTGGCGTTGGCCGCGCAAGCGATGGGCGTGCTGAACGCGCGGGATCGTTTCGGCATGCCGGCGTTAGCATCAACATTCTTTAATATCGGTTCAATCGCCGGCGGACTCGCCGCCGCCGCGCTGTTGACCGATCCGACTTTTTCCCACCCGATAAACGCGATCGTCGAGAAGCCCATTGAAGGCATTATCGGGATGGCTTACGGCGTGCTGATCGGAGGGTTCTTGCAATACGCGGTGCAGTGGCCCAGCTTGCTCAGCGCCGGGTTTCGGTATCGGCCGATGCTGAGCTTCAGCGATCCCGGCGTGAGGCGAATCTTCAAACTAATGGGTCCGGCGGTAGTGGGTGCGGCCGCAGTCCAGGTGAACGTTCTGGTAAATACGAACTTCGCTACGAGCATTCCAGGCGGAAGCGGTCCGGTATCGTGGCTGAACTATGCGTTTCGCCTGATGCAATTTCCCATCGGCGTGTTTGGCGTCGCGATCGCAACGGCTACCTTGCCTTCCATATCCAGAAGCGCAGCGCGCAAAGACCTGAATGAATTTCGCCATACTCTCGCCGGTTCAATTCGGTTGGCGTTCCTGTTGACGATACCGTCGGCGGTCGGGCTGATCGTTCTAGGGCGCCCGATCATCGCGCTGATCTACGAGCACCGTTCCTTTGGGCCAAACGACACAGAGCATACCGCCGCGGCGCTGGCCTTCTATGCGATCGGACTTGCCGGTTACTCAGCGGTGAGAATACTCGCTCCAGCCTTCTATGCTCTCGATGATGCACGAACGCCGATGATGATAAGCCTGCTTTCGATGGCGATCAACTTCGTCATGAACTGGATGCTGGTTGGCGTGCTGGAGGAACGCGGACTCGCGCTGTCGACTTCCACCGTGGCGCTCATGAACTTCGCGCTGCTGTACGCAATCATGCGTCGTCGAGTTGATGGTATCGAAGGCCGAAGGACGGCCGTCACCGTTTGCAAGATCCTGGCTGCTTCCGCCGTTATGGGCGTTGTATGCTGGTTGATCAGCAGCGTCATCGCGAAGACTGCCGGGTTTGGTTTCGCGGCAAGAACAATGAATGTGTTCGCGTCGGTATCCGCGGGCGCGGGCGTCTTCTACCTCGTCGCAACCGCGCTTGGCGTACCGGAGTTGAAAGCTGCCACCGATGCCGTCGCCAGCCGCTTCGGCCGAAGGCTTCAGCGCTAAGCTGACAGGTTTCGGCTTCCCCGTAAATCGAGCAGGCAAGAACACTTTTGCTTGACCGCGGTTTGACCCCTCGCTATTCTCCAATCAAACGTTTGATTAATTAAGGTATGGCTCGACCAAAGACAGACGATCCGAAGGCGAGGGCGCAAATAGCGGCGGCGGCTGAGGAGCTGTTCGCCGAGCGCGGCTACGATGGCACTGCTGTTCGCGACATCACCAGGAAGGCCGGCGTCAACAGCGCGATGATTCATTACTATTTCGGCAGCAAGGCCGGATTGTACCAGGCGATACTGGAAGGCGCGGCTTCGAAAGTGCGAGCCTTGCTGGTCGAGACATCCGGCGGCTCTGATTCGACGAAAGCGCGGCTGGCGAGCTTCGTCGATGCGTATGCCGCATATATCCTGAGTCATCCAAATCTGGCTCGCATCCTTTATAGAGAAATGCTGACTGGCGGTAAGCACATAATGGAAATTGCCCGGAAGTATGCCGTGACCAACTACACGATTCTGAGAAATATGATCGCGGACGGCGTGCGAAGCGGGGAGTTGCGGGCAATTGACGCCGAACTCGCGCCAATTAGCCTGATGGGGATGGTAGTTATCTTTCAGTTCCTCCGGCCGATTATTTCGGTCGCGCTCGGCAAAACGCAGTACGATGAGCGATTCGTGGACAGAATTGCGGCTCATACCATCGATCTCTTTCTCAACGGCGCGGCGACCGGCGGAAGCCGCTTGAAGGAATCCGCGACCGCCGCGAAGAAGCCCACGCGAAGCACAAAGAGCCGCGCAAAGGTGCATGCATGAAGCCAGGGCGTTTTCGAAAGACAATCTTCTTCGGTGTAGTGTTCCTGATGCTTCTTGGGCTGGCGGCGGCGTGGAAGTATTTGAGCGGACGCGCGGCAGCCGGCAAACAGGTGCTCTCCGGCACGATCGAGTCGGACGAGATACACGTCGGCTCGAAGGTCGGTGGCCGCGTCGAAGTTGTGCTGGTCAAAGAAGGTCAAGAGGTCAAGCAAGGCGAGCCGATCATCCGATTTGAGCGCTACGATCTGGACGCTAAACACGCGGATGCAGTGGCGGCAGTCGCGCAGGCCGAAGCGAATCTTCAAAAGAACCTCAGGTGGTCCAGACCGGAGGAAATCGCGGCTGCCAAGGCTCAGGCAGAGGCCGCGTGGATGAACTATGAGCTTGCGCGCAACGGTCCTCGCAAGCAGGAAATCGATGCTGCGCGCGCCGATCTCGCGGCCGCCGAGTCCGACTATCAGGTGGCGAAGGTAACGGCCGCCAGAGTTGCCAAACTTGTGAGCAATGGAGTGCAATCGCAGCAAGAGCTCGACAACGCCAAGTCTGCTTACGAACGCTCGGCAGCGCAGCGCGAGGCTGCGCGTCAGAAGCTGGACTTGCTGCTGGCCGGGACGAGACCGGAGGAAATAGATCGGGCCGACCGTCTGTTCAAACAAGCAGCGGCAAATCTCGAATTGGTGCAGCGGGGCGCTCGCAAGGAGGACATTGATGCGGCGAAGGCTCAGGTGGCGCGCGCTCGCTCGGCGGTGCAGCAGATCGAAACGCAGCTTGCAGAACTGGAGGTCAAGGCTCCCGCAGATGCTTTCGTCGAAGTGCTTCAATTGAGACCGGGCGATTTGATTAGCCCAGGTTCTCCGGTGGCGACGCTCGTTGAAGTCAATCGGCTCTGGGTGCGCGTATACGTGCCCGAACCCGAGCTGGGTGAAATGCAATTGGGTAAAGAAGTGTCCGTGAGCGTCGACACCTTTCGCGGCGAAAGCTTCCTGGGACGTATCGAGGAGATAGCGAGCCGGGGGGAGTTCACCCCGCGTAACGTTCAGACACGGGACGAGCGAGCGCATCAAGTATTCGGCGTTCGCGTGCGGCTCGACAACAGCGCGCACAAGCTTCGAGCGGGGATGGCGGCAGACGTCACGATACCGAAATGAAATGGAATGACGACCGCAGACGGACGACCATCGACGGTCGCCCGTCGCCCGTCGTCCGTCGCCTGACTCTATCACGCATCACTGAACTATGTCGGCAGCAATCGAGATCAACGGACTGACTAAGAGATTCGGCGTAGTGACTGCCGTCGACGGCCTCAGCCTCTCCGTCGAAGGGGGCGAGATATTCGGCTTTCTAGGTCCCAACGGATCCGGCAAGTCGACGCTGATCAGGATGCTGTGCGGCTTGATATCTCCGACGGCTGGCAACGCTCGGGTTGCCGGCTTCGACATCCTCACTGAAACCGACGCCGTTCGCCAGACCATCGGCTATATGTCGCAGCAGTTCAGTCTCTATCAAGACCTGACCGTGTGGGAGAACGTGAACTTCTACGCGCACGTTTACGGCTTGACGGGCGAGAGGCTCAAGCGGCGGCGCGACGATGTCATAGAGCTGACCCACATTGGACCATTTCGCGATCGTCGCGCCGGCGCCCTATCGGGCGGATGGAAGCAAAGGTTAGCTCTGTCGTGCGCGCTCGTGCACGAGCCGAAGATCATCTTTCTTGATGAGCCAACGGCGGGCATCGACCCGGTTGCGAGACGCGAGCTGTGGGATTTGTTCTTTCAACTATCGGGGAAGGGCATAACGTTGTTCGTGACGACGCACTACATGGACGAAGCCGAACGCTGCACGCGCGTCGGCTACATCTTCAACTCGAAACTGATCACTTACGGCAGACCCGATGAGTTGAAGCAACTATCCGATGTGACACCGGCGGACGCGAAATGGGTTGAAGTGACTTGCCCCAACACGACTGTCGCGCTTGGTGAATTGAAGAGCGCGGCCTATGTGCGCGACGCGACGATCTTCGGCCAGTCGATTCATTTGCTCATGGACGCAAGCGAGCCGCTCGATCGAATTAGACAGACGCTCGCGCAGATAGGCATCACCGAGGCGGAGATCACTCCTGCGCACCCGTCGCTTGAAGATGTGTTTGTGACTCTGACGAAACGGTTCACGGAGAATGGGAGCGGGGTTCCGAGTTCGTAGTTCCGGGTTCCGGGTTGATTCGATGCTCCAGTCCAACTCGGAACTCTGAACCCGAAACGCGGAACTGAGTTTCTATGTTCAGAGGGTTCAGATCAATCTTCTACAAAGAAGTCATCCAGATCAGCCGCGATCCACTGACGCTGTTGTTGATGCTGGCCATGCCGATGATCCAGCTATTGGTCTTCGGGTACGCGATCAACACCGACGTTCGAGACATCAAAACGGCCGTTTACAACCTCGATCCCGGGCCTCAATCGCGCGACTTGCTCCAGGCATTTGAGAACACTGACTACTTCCAAATTGTGCGGTATGTCGGTTCCGATGAAGAACTGAACAACGCGATCGTCGCGGGCCGGGTCAAAGTCGGCATAAAGATTCCGCCGGACTACTCCGGCCGACTGCTCGCGAATCGACAAGCCACGGTGTTGGTGTTGATCGACGGCTCTGATTCGAGTATCGCTACCCAGAGCCTCCAGGTGGCATCGCAGGTTGGGCTCACCGAGTCGCTCGCCCGGCTGAGTAACGAGCTGCAAAGCTCTCAGAACCGCGCATCGCAGCTTCCGATCGAGGTGCGACCGAAGATGCTCTTCAACCCCGATTCGCGATCTGCGAACTTCATGGTGCCGGGTCTGATAGCGGTGATTCTTCAGATCATCACCACGCTGCTGACCGCCTTTTCGATCGTACGTGAACGCGAGCGCGGCACGCTCGAGCAGTTGCTGGTCACGCCGGTGCGGCCGTTCGGGCTGATGCTGGGCAAGCTCGTGCCTTATGGCCTGATCGGGATCGTGGAGACGTTCACAGTATTGACGGTGATGAGGCTGGTCTTCGATGTGCCCATCAAGGGTTCGCTTCCGCTGCTGATCTCGCTATCAATTCTGTTCCTGTTCACGGCGCTGGCGATTGGTCTTTTGATTTCCACGAAGGCCCAGAATCAAATGCAAGCCCTGCAGTTGGCCTGGCTCATAATGCTGCCGTCGGTGCTGCTGTCCGGGTTCATGTTTCCGCGCGACTCGATGCCGGTGGTGATGCAGATAATCGGCTATCTGGTGCCGGCGACCCATTTCATGGAAATAATCCGAGGGATAGTCTTGCGGGGTGCAACTCTTGTGGATCTTCTGCCCGAAGTCGTCACTCTGGTTGTGATGGGAATAGTGCTGCTGGTGCTGAGCGCTTTCAGATTCCGCAAGAAACTCGCGTGAGCCGTCGCACAGACTTTAGTCTGTTTCTGGTGGACTTGGTTTGCCTGTTAGCTGACAAAACAACAACACAGACTAAAGTCTGCGCTACAAAAAAGTGCGGGCGCCGCGGCCAACCTACAGCCTCGGCGCCCGGTGAGTAATGGAGGAGGATTCACCCCAAGCGACACGCTTGGACTAACAAGTAGGACTCCGACTATCAGGCGCATTAGAATTCATCGTAGTCCACATTGTTCACTCACACGTCTAATAACGCGGGCCGCCAGGTTCGGTTTCAAAAAAAGTGCCGGAGCGTGTTAGAAAAAACGTTAAAGTTTTTTAATTCTCATTTGGAGCGCCGCAAGGCTATGGCTTGAAGTTCAGGTGTGCATCGTCAGGTTCTTGACAATAGAACAAGCGGCGCCGCGAAGTCGACACAAAGGGTTTGAACCAGGCGATTCAAAAAAGTTCGGGGCGCTTCTGCAAGCGCCCCGAACGAAGGAGAAGGATTGTCTACTCTGTTCTGAACTCAGGTCCCGATCGGCGAAGAAAATCGTTTGCACATCCCTCTTAGCCGCGCCGGAATCTTTCGCTCATCCATTTGAACGCATCGGCTGCGATTTTGTTCCCGCTAGTTACATCGCTAGTTACATCGCTAGTTACAGGGCCGGCGACGGCGCCTACGAGTTTTTCCGCGCGCTGCGGCCGGTACCTTTTCCAGCCATTTGAGAGCTTCGTCGAATCGCTCGAATAGCCGTTCGTCTTCGCGAAACGAGCGGCCGTGATAGATAGTGCGGCCCGAGACCAGGCGCGCCGGATGCTTCACGTGCAGCATCTCGTGATACAGCACGTACTCGACTACGAAGCGTGGAATGGCCGCGTCATCGAGCGTGCTGCTAATGATGATCGCGCGATGCACGTTGTCATGGTGGCCAAGAACGCGCCGCGTTTGGCGCTGGCTCCAGGAGAGGGTGGGGCGTTCGAGCCGGCCGTCGAAGTACCGTGCATTCAGTTGTGTGAACATCTCGGCCAGGTCGTATGCCTTGCCAAGGGAAGAAGTCGTAATCTTATACCCGCGCCGGCGTCGAGCCGCCTGCGATGCATCCAGGATCGGAGGATGAAGAGCGTGCTCGCGATATATGCGCTCGTGCGCCTTTGACGTTTTTAGCCGATAGAGCTTTGCCACAAGTATGCAAGCCAGGGCAAAGAGGACCTCGCGCGGAGAGCCGACGAGTATGTCCGACACTCGAGCCAAAACCCGCCCCTGGCGCAGCCTGATGGTGGACGAGAGGCCCGCGTACGGATAGAAGCGAGCTTCAACCTTCGGCCTCGGCTCTTTCTTCAACAGTGCTCCGAGCGCTTGTTCGAACACCGATTCGAGGATGTCGTCTGAGGTGACCGGTGAGTAGAGATGTAGCTGTTCGTATTGGCTCATGACCGGCGACCGAAGACCGACGACGGATGACAGCTCGGGTGTCGGCCGCCGACGTCGGTCGCCGGTCCTCGGTCGCCGGTCGTTGTGCTACTTCTTCTTGGCGTTCGGATTGTCATCCGGCTCGATGTACTTTTCGCGGTAGTGCAGATCAAGCTGCTTGTTGTCAGGCGTGCCGTCGCCGTCTATGTCGACTTCAACCTTGAGCTTGCGATCTTTGCCCTCACGCCGCGTGTTTGTGGGTGAATACCCCAGGCTGTACTGGCTGCGAAGCATCGCTTCAATGCTTCGCATGATCGAGGGAATCTCGCTCTCGAAGGTCATCGGGAAGTATGCGCCGCCGCTCAGCTTCGCGAAGGTGTTGAGCCCGTTGTACGCCTGCAGGAACTCAAGTCTTGTTTCCGGCGGAAGTCTGTCTCCGTACTTCTTGAAGAAAAGGTTGCCGACCCCGACGATGAAGATCGGCACTCCCGCGCGGGCCACTATTTTCATCGCCTTGTCATAGGTGAGGCGGCTAAACGTATCGATCCCTAAGGTCACCAGAATGACCGCCGAGTGTCCTTCGATCTCCTGCAAGCCGGTGTATTGGCTCTCACCCGAGTCCTCCTCAAAAAGCTGCAGCGCTTTGCCGCCCAGCAATACGAAGGAAAGCGAGTCATAGATATTCGCTTCGCTGAAGTTCAAGGTGTCACGATAGGCGGTGATCACTGCCTGATATAACCGCCCGCTGTCTCCAGTGAAGTCCTGAATGACTTTCGGCCTCATGCTGTAGGTCACAACCGCAAGATGATCGTCCGGCTTGACGAAGCTGCGCACAAATGTCGCGGCGGATTGAAAGATCTCCTGCGCGAACGTCGGGTCGTAGTAGTTAGTCCATCTCCGGTTCCGAAAACTGTTCTCGAGCAGGAGCACCGCGGTCATCGGGCCTTCGCCGGAAGCGAAGTTTGTGGTCTCTTGTTTCACACCATCTTCATAAATCGTGAAGTTCTTCTTGGTCAGGTTCGAGTAAAGCCGTCCGCTCTTCTTGTCGACCACGGTGACGTCTACGTTGACGACCTGGGTAGAGAGCTTTATCGGCGGCTCCTGTTTGAAGTCCTTCGGTAAAGGTGGAACTGGCTCCTGAGGCTGCTCGGATCCCTTTTTCTCGTCGGTCTTCTTTTCTACCTTCTTCTTCTCCGGCTGGCGTCCGCTCTGCGCCGTCACACTCGATCGCGGGACAGCGGAGGTGGTCAACAAAACAGCTAGAAGAGCGGCGACTACCGCTGCTCTGATGAGCGCAAATGACTTCATAAATCCTCCGGCTCTGACTGAATCGGGCTGGAACTATCCGAGCACTCCTCAACGAATCTTAGCAGAGAGTCATAGACATTCAAACTGGGGTCGATGATGGTCGGTCGGCCGCTCACAGGGTTCAGGGTTTCTGGCTTCGGGTTTCTGGTTTCTGGTTCTTGACTACGACAGTGGACATCGGACGCCAGAAGCCGATACCAGTGACCAAGAACTAGAAACGAGAAACCACAAACCAGAAATCACAAACCAGAAACTATGCGCTATCCGGGCGGCAAACCACCCACGCGACGCTAGCTCATGGGATCGAATCCTGCTACTCTAATGCGCTGTTTTGCTACGAGCCGTACCCCAGTTGCGGTGGACTAACAGAGTTGAAACCTTAATAAGAAGGCTAGTGGAGGAGAGCATGGCTGAATTCAGTCCGGAGCTGCGGAAAGATACGATCAGCGGCCGGTGGGTAATCATTTCGTCGGCGCGCGCCCAGCGGCCCGAAGCTCCGGAGCCGCGACGAGAAGAAGAGACGCCGGAGGCGCGCGCGCGTTGTCCCTTTTGTTATGGGCGAGAGGACCAGACTCCCCCCGAGATATTCGCTATGCGAAAAAAGGACGAGATTCCAAACACTCCCGGATGGCTCACCCGCGTGGTGCCTAATAAGTTTCCCGCATTCGGGATCTTTCCTGAGATCAATCTGCGTCGAGTTGGCATGTTCCAGATCGCAACCGGTTACGGCGCGCATGAGGTCGCGATCGAATCGCCCGACCACGACACCTACCTTGAGCACCAGCCGCTTGACCAGATCGCCCGCATTGTCGACACCTGGTGGGAACGGCACGTCGATCTCGAACGTGACCGCAAGCTGAAATACGTGTTGTTATTCAAGAATCACGGCAAGGCTGCCGGCGCTTCGCTCACTCACCCGCATGCTCAGATAATCGCGACGACGGTCATCCCCGACGCGCTTAAGAGCAAGCTGCGCCATGCGAAGGACCATTTCGTCAACGGCGAGGGCTGCATTTGGTGCCGCCAGCTCGATCAGATGTTCTACTACGAGAACAAGATCTACAACCCGGACGGGACAGTGCTGGTAGCGGTTCATCAGCGCGATCGCGTCGTGGCGGAAAACGAGAAATTCGTCGCGTACATCCCGTTCGCTCCGCGCATGCCCTACGAGATTCACATACTTCCGAAGAACCATCAGTGCTCGTTCATTCAAACATCGTCCGAAGAGCGATTAGAGCTTGCGAAGATGTTGAAGCTGGTGTTGATGAAGGTCTACAAGATGCTGGGCAATCCGGCGTACAACTTCTACATTCATTCGGCGCCCAATCTAAACGTTATGCCTAGAACCGGCGACTACGGCACGATCCGCGAAGACTTTCACTGGCACATCGAGATACTGGTGCGAACTACCATATGGGCGGGATTCGAGCAAGGGAGCGGCATGTACATCAATCCGCTCAACCCGACCGACGCCGCGCGGTATCTGGCAGAGACTGAAGTTGATGCGTGAAGGGTGATGCGTGAAGCGTAATGCGTGATATGCAGAGCCCGCTTGGGATTCTAAGGCCGCAGTCACGCATCATGGATCACGGATCACGCATCACGCATCACGTATCACTCCTGAAGTATCTGCTCCTTTGAAACACTCGATCGTCGAAGTACCCGCGCAGCAACTCGATCTCATCGCCGCTCGCGCCCGGCAGAACGGTCACCACGTCGTAGCGGTAGGGCTCCTCGAAGACCTTCATCAACTGGCGATATCGCCTTGCGGCTTTGGCTATTTGGCGCTGCTTTCTCAGGTCGACCGCTCGTTCGGGCGCCGCCAGATCGTCCGACGTGCGCGTCTTCACTTCGACAAATGTCAGCGTCTTGCCATCGTAAGCGATGAGGTCAATCTCAGCGGTCAGCTTCTGCCCGCGAAGTCCTCTTCCAAGCGGCACTCGAAAGTTGGTGGCTACGATTTGATAACCCTCGTGCTCTCTTAGGTAGTCGAGCGCGATCCGTTCGCCGCGTGCGCCCAGTTCCAAATGGGCCGCGCGAGCCGGGCCGATTCGCCTTCGTAAGACCCCTTTGATCCCGTCAATCATAAAATCATAGTGAAGACACGCCGCCGTCGTTTGTCTGCATAGCGACGCGATGACCGCGACCAGCGCATCTTACTCAATACCCGCTGCTTGTAAAAGCTCCGAGCCGCAAGCTACAGTGAAGCTCTGCGATCAGACATGGAAAAGATAGAAACAACATCAGCGGCAGTCGCGCAATCGGAGCACGCCAAGGCTCCGACCGTCGTCATACTCGGCCGCCCAAATGTCGGTAAGTCCACCCTGTTCAACAAGCTCACCGGTAGACGGCGCGCCATCGTTGGAGACGAGTCGGGCATCACCCGCGACCGAATCTACGGCCGCGCCGAGTGGGGAGGACGCGAGTTCCACCTGGTCGACACCGGCGGAATAATACCCGATGACAAGGAACTGATTCCCGCAAACATTTTGAGTCAGGCTCGCACCGCGCTCGACGAAGCATCGCTGATCCTCTTTGTTGTGGACGCGCGCGCCGGGATCACCCCGCTCGACGAAGAGCTTGCGGAACTCGCGCGCGTGACCGGCATACCCGTCTTCGTCGCGGCCAACAAGGTGGACACCGCCAAGCTTGAAGCCGACTCGCTGGAGTTCGAACGCTGGGGACTGGACGCGGTGTTTCCGATCTCAGCCGAGCACGGCAGCGGAGTAGCCGAGATGCTCGATGCCGCGCTCGAAATTCTCGCAGCGCCCGAAGTCCACGAACAGCATCGCCGCGAAATCCGGCTCGCAATCGTCGGCCGTCCAAATGTCGGCAAGTCGTCTCTAGTGAATCGTCTGGTTGGCGAAGAGCGCGTGATCGTCTCTCCCATACCCGGCACAACACGCGACGCGGTCGATACCGAGCTCGAGTATCAAGACACTCACTTTCGTCTGATTGATACCGCAGGCATTCGCCGCAAAGGCAAGACTGAGCTTGTCGCCGAGAAGATTTCAGTGGTGATGGCGCGCCGAAGTCTCGAAGACGCCGATGTCGCGATCTTGATGATCGACGCCATCGAAGGCCCTACGGCGAACGACGCTACGATCGGCGGCTACGCTCACGAAGCGGGCGCGAGCATGATCATCGCCGTCAACAAGTGGGACGCCGTTGAGAAGACAGCCGATACCACCAAGGAGTATGCGCAGCGTATACGCGATATGATGAAGTTCGCGGAATACGCGCCGATTGTGTTCATCTCGGCAAAGAGCGGTCTGCGCGTGACGAAACTCCTCGAGCTTGCGCGGCACGCTCACCAGGAACGCAACAAGCGAGTCTCGACTTCAGAGCTGAACCGTTTCTTCGAGCGGAATCTCGAACAGCCTCGCGCGACCACACCTTCGAAGTATCCCTTGCGCGTCCTCTACATGACGCAAGCCGGGACCAGTCCGCCGACCTTTGTGGTTTTCACATCGTCCCGCAGCCCAAAAGCTAAGCTGCATTTCTCCTACGATCGCTACCTCATCAACCGGCTCCGCGAGGAGTTCGGTTTCTTCGCGACACCGATTCGAATCAAGCAACGCAGGAAGGCGAGCCAAGCATCGCAAAGTCGCTGAGCCGCACCGTTCCTGGACTACGAACCGACAAATTGATTTCTGTGATCGGAGGGAAACCGATGCGTTCCACCCTGTTTATTCTCGTTCTCAGTTTGCTCATTCCCCTTTGTGTCGCCGCGGACGACCAACCCGCTCGAATACGAGTCCCGGATCTCGACAAGACGCCGATTGCGGCGGGACCGCTGAAGATCAGGATCACCAAGCTCAAAGGAAGCTTCATGAAGGTGGGCAACGGCAGCATCGAAGTGGAGGTCGAGAACGGCTCGACGGGGTTCGAGAGTTTCTCGCCGCAACGACTATCGCTGATAAACAAGGACAACCTTCAGATCAACGTTGTGGGCGCGAGACGAAGCTCCTACAGAACTGTTCCCCCATACGATCCCCGGATGCCCAGCGGTCCGCTTGACAGAAGGATAGCGCCCGGCGCGCGCATCAAAGAGACTTATTCGCTGAGCGGGAAAGTGCACCTGCCGATGAGGTTGTACTACGACGAGAAGCTTTTGGCTGAGATTGTGGAGTGAGCCGAAAGTTTCCTCCCGGAGCGCGCGCGTTGAAAGTCGATGGAACAGAAAGGGACAAGAATTGAAAATTGAAAATTGAAAATTAGAAATTGAAAATTGCGGCACGGCTTTGGAGTCTCCGGCCAATTTGAAATTTTCAATTTCTTCTAATTTCAATTTTCAATTCTCTCTCGCTTCTTAGCGCGCTCTCTAACCTATGTCTTCGACGGCGCCTCGTTGCCTGCCTCAATCGCGGCCTTGCGGACATTCACTCTCGCCAGCAACGCCAATCCCACAATAAAGAAGACGATCAGCGACAGAATCGCTATCCGATAGCTGCCCGTGAACTGAAGCGCCAACCC contains:
- a CDS encoding YraN family protein; protein product: MIDGIKGVLRRRIGPARAAHLELGARGERIALDYLREHEGYQIVATNFRVPLGRGLRGQKLTAEIDLIAYDGKTLTFVEVKTRTSDDLAAPERAVDLRKQRQIAKAARRYRQLMKVFEEPYRYDVVTVLPGASGDEIELLRGYFDDRVFQRSRYFRSDT
- the der gene encoding ribosome biogenesis GTPase Der — translated: MEKIETTSAAVAQSEHAKAPTVVILGRPNVGKSTLFNKLTGRRRAIVGDESGITRDRIYGRAEWGGREFHLVDTGGIIPDDKELIPANILSQARTALDEASLILFVVDARAGITPLDEELAELARVTGIPVFVAANKVDTAKLEADSLEFERWGLDAVFPISAEHGSGVAEMLDAALEILAAPEVHEQHRREIRLAIVGRPNVGKSSLVNRLVGEERVIVSPIPGTTRDAVDTELEYQDTHFRLIDTAGIRRKGKTELVAEKISVVMARRSLEDADVAILMIDAIEGPTANDATIGGYAHEAGASMIIAVNKWDAVEKTADTTKEYAQRIRDMMKFAEYAPIVFISAKSGLRVTKLLELARHAHQERNKRVSTSELNRFFERNLEQPRATTPSKYPLRVLYMTQAGTSPPTFVVFTSSRSPKAKLHFSYDRYLINRLREEFGFFATPIRIKQRRKASQASQSR